A single window of Archangium gephyra DNA harbors:
- a CDS encoding SycD/LcrH family type III secretion system chaperone: protein MAASDSNNPQDEARLTAMIQRWAEGKATLRDVRGYTDDELYAIAKTAYIFFYQGRIAEARTLFQGLYAVNPADAYFAKALGVVEMAAGNPQGALAAYDVALKLDARDAQAYVGRAEVRLSLGQKAQALEDLRRIPALVDADEPLAHKAEAMVTALTQR from the coding sequence CACCGCGATGATCCAGCGCTGGGCGGAGGGCAAGGCGACGCTGCGCGACGTGCGCGGCTACACGGACGATGAGCTGTATGCCATCGCCAAGACGGCCTACATCTTCTTCTACCAGGGCCGGATCGCCGAGGCGCGCACGCTCTTCCAGGGCCTCTACGCGGTGAACCCCGCGGATGCGTACTTCGCCAAGGCGCTCGGGGTGGTGGAGATGGCGGCGGGCAACCCGCAGGGGGCGCTGGCCGCCTACGACGTGGCCCTCAAGCTGGATGCCCGGGATGCCCAGGCCTACGTGGGCCGCGCCGAGGTCCGCCTGTCCCTGGGGCAGAAGGCGCAGGCGCTGGAGGATCTGCGCCGCATCCCCGCCCTGGTGGATGCCGATGAGCCGCTGGCCCACAAGGCCGAGGCGATGGTGACGGCGCTGACCCAGCGCTGA